From the genome of Culicoidibacter larvae, one region includes:
- a CDS encoding MarR family winged helix-turn-helix transcriptional regulator, producing the protein MEFKKSELNDWAIDLANKYISAGHQILDVKREFLAKHGVTDLTLHEVRAIRYISQMKKVSLGTLANKMNITISSLTPIVQRLEKKGYVQREKDKDDRRISYISLTEHGEEVTKISMMHITTLIARIAKKVTETEYAGFLHVLDLIESTSAEIAAEEDLTKGGDVIE; encoded by the coding sequence ATGGAATTCAAAAAAAGTGAATTAAATGATTGGGCTATTGATTTAGCCAATAAATATATTAGTGCCGGTCATCAAATTCTTGATGTGAAAAGAGAATTTCTTGCCAAGCATGGTGTTACTGATTTAACTTTGCATGAAGTTCGTGCAATTCGCTATATCAGTCAAATGAAGAAAGTTTCTCTGGGGACACTTGCTAACAAGATGAATATTACCATCAGTTCTTTAACTCCGATTGTGCAACGGCTTGAGAAAAAAGGCTATGTGCAACGGGAAAAAGATAAGGATGACCGCCGCATCAGCTATATATCATTGACTGAACATGGTGAAGAAGTAACTAAAATATCAATGATGCATATTACTACGTTGATAGCCCGTATAGCTAAAAAAGTAACTGAAACTGAATATGCCGGCTTTCTACACGTACTTGATCTCATTGAATCAACATCAGCTGAAATTGCTGCAGAAGAAGACTTGACAAAAGGCGGTGATGTCATTGAGTAA